The following are from one region of the Fusarium verticillioides 7600 chromosome 1, whole genome shotgun sequence genome:
- a CDS encoding ATP phosphoribosyltransferase — protein MDLVNSLEGRLLFAVPKKGRLNAATLNLLEGADVQFRRENRLDIALVKNLPIALIFLPAADIPTFVGEGRCDLGITGWDQVQEHDASVRAYNHLRRSSVDLSSSDDKVAGSDMVMELGFGSCKLQVQVPEKGQYKTPEDLIGKTIGTSFVNLAADYFLKLEQGENAQGELSPRKMRTKIVELSGSVEAACALGVAEGIVDLVESGETMRAAGLKAIDTVVDSTAVLIKSKSPSNPELIDLITSRIRGVITAKSYVLCQYNVERSRLAEATKVTPGKRSATVTTLDEEGWVAVSSMVEKKKIALVMDDLTRIGAQDILVLDIHNAR, from the exons ATGGATCTCGTCAACAG TCTCGAAGGCCGTCTGCTTTTTGCTGTGCCCAAGA AGGGCCGTCTCAATGCTGCCACACTAAACCTCCTCGAGGGCGCCGACGTCCAATTCCGTCGTGAGAACCGTCTCGATATCGCTCTCGTCAAGAATCTCCCCATTGCCCTGATTTTCCTCCCCGCCGCCGACATTCCAACGTTCGTCGGCGAGGGTCGTTGCGACCTTGGTATCACCGGATGGGACCAAGTTCAGGAACATGATGCCTCAGTCCGTGCCTATAATCACTTGCGACGTAGCTCTGTTGACCTGTCGTCATCCGACGATAAGGTTGCTGGCTCTGATATGGTTATGGAACTGGGCTTCGGCAGCTGCAAGCTTCAGGTCCAGGTTCCCGAGAAGGGCCAGTATAAGACCCCCGAGGATCTCATTGGGAAGACGATTGGGACGAGCTTCGTCAACCTGGCTGCCGACTATttcctgaagcttgagcaGGGTGAGAATGCACAGGGAGAGCTTTCGCCTCGCAAGATGCGCACCAAGATTGTTGAGTTGAGTGGAAGTGTCGAGGCAGCATGTGCTCTTGGCGTTGCTGAGGGCATTGTCGACCTTGTCG AATCTGGAGAGACCATGCGAGCTGCTGggctcaaggccattgacaCTGTCGTCGACTCTACCGCCGTGCTCATCAAGTCAAAATCGCCATCAAACcctgagctcatcgacctcaTCACCTCGCGTATCCGTGGTGTTATCACCGCCAAGAGCTACGTCCTGTGCCAATACAATGTCGAGCGAAGCCGTCTGGCTGAGGCTACCAAGGTTACTCCTGGGAAGCGCTCAGCGACAGTTACCActcttgacgaggagggcTGGGTTGCAGTCAGCTCCATggtcgagaagaaaaagattgCTCTGGTTATGGACGATTTGACCCGAATTGGCGCTCAGGacatccttgtcctcgacATTCACAATGCGCGCTGA
- a CDS encoding uroporphyrinogen decarboxylase — translation MSQEFAPLKNDLLLRAAWGQTIERPPMWVMRQAGRYLPEYHEAKGNRDFFECCRDPEVATEITLQPVRRFAGLIDAAIIFSDILVIPQAMGMTVEMVEKKGPHFPNPLQNPDDGQYGQVLAKNVDVAAELGYVYDAITLTRQKLEGQVPLIGFCGAPWTLFCYMVEGGGTKLFAQVKTWIYKYPEESKKLLTKIADICVDHLALQVKAGAQLVMVFDSWAGELGPSSYRQFSEPYLKQIAEKLPAKLQSLGLEKVPMTVFPKGAWYALDSACDLGYNVVGMDWLHDPKEAVKIRGDRNIVFQGNADPGVLYGTKEAITKAVEEMVEGFWVGNKGWIANLGHGITPGVNPDHLKHYFEEIHRLTKKN, via the exons ATGTCACAAGAATTCGCGCCTCTCAAGAACGACTTGTTGCTTCGCGCAGCATGGG GTCAGACCATTGAACGTCCTCCTATGTGGGTGATGCGACAAG CCGGCCGCTATCTACCGGAGTATCACGAAGCCAAGGGTAACCGAGACTTCTTCGAATGCTGCCGTGACCCTGAAGTCGCAACCGAAATCACCCTCCAGCCTGTCCGCCGATTCGCAGGTCTCATCGATGCCGCCATTATCTTCTCCGACATTCTTGTCATCCCCCAGGCAATGGGTATGactgttgagatggttgagaagaagggccCTCATTTCCCGAACCCGCTCCAGAACCCCGACGACGGACAGTACGGCCAGGTGCTCGCTAAGAACGtcgatgttgctgctgagctcgGCTACGTGTACGACGCTATCACACTGACACGCCAGAAGCTTGAGGGACAGGTGCCCTTGATTGGCTTCTGCGGCGCTCCCTGGACGCTGTTCTGCTACATGGTCGAGGGTGGTGGCACCAAGCTGTTTGCGCAGGTCAAGACATGGATCTACAAGTATCCTGAGGAGTCGAAGAAGCTTTTGACCAAGATCGCCGATATCTGCGTGGATCATCTGGCACTTCaagtcaaggctggtgctcAG CTGGTGATGGTCTTCGACTCCTGGGCAGGAGAGCTCGGCCCTTCTTCTTACCGTCAATTCTCTGAGCCCTACTTGAAGCAAATCGCCGAGAAGCTTCCTGCCAAGCTCCAGAGCCTCGGCTTGGAGAAGGTTCCCATGACCGTGTTTCCCAAGGGTGCTTGGTACGCACTCGACTCTGCCTGCGATCTGGGTTATAATGTAGTTGGCATGGACTGGTTGCATGATCCCAAGGAGGCCGTCAAGATCCGAGGCGACCGCAACATTGTGTTCCAGGGCAATGCTGACCCAGGGGTACTGTATGGCACCAAGGAGGCTATCACCAAGGCcgtggaggagatggtcGAGGGCTTCTGGGTCGGAAACAAGGGCTGGATCGCCAACCTTGGCCACG GAATTACACCTGGCGTAAACCCTGATCATCTCAAGCACTACTTCGAGGAGATTCACCGATTGACCAAAAAGAACTAG